The DNA region TCAAAGACCTCGTCTTCTTCTTTTAACGAACTGAATGCCGGAGAAAAAGCCGCTCTCGTGCATGAGCAGGTCAATAATGCCGGTGCGGAAGCACATCAGACGCAGGCAAGAAAGCTTCGCGGGCTGTATTCGACCAGGTAACTGCAGGCGGGTTAGTGCTTAGCGTCAGGTGCGCAGCAGGGCTTTACTGACGGGTTACGTAGCAGGACATGAGCCCCATATTGCTCTGCCGTAACCTGTTTCAGTCCCGTTAATCATCACCGTCGGGCTGGTCATACAGTTCCCAGAGCTTCAGGAGCAAACGGGAAACAAGATATGTTACAAAAATGACGACCATCAACGGTGCTCCCGATTAACTGACAGATGACACGCCTCCTGAAAACCCCTAGCATACGCCGCAGTGTTCATGCTAACGGCGAATTCCAGTAAATGTATTCTACCGATGTCGTAAAAGAAAATGCCTACCTTTCAGCCACCCGCTCGGGGCTGGAATCGAACGAGATCGCTACTCTTCAGCGCTCCTTGCCTTCCCGGTTTAATCTGCGGCATTTGAAAAAAAATGAATCATTAAAACTCGTACTGCAAAAGAAAGCGGGAAAATCACGTGTCGTGGCCTATAAATTTACGTCCGGTTCATTTAATTACACGGCGTATCGTATATCAGATAAAAAGTTCTATAACCTTTCCGATACTTCCGGGAAAGGCAGTCTCGATTATCCGTTACCGGCCACAGCAAGACTCAGTTCGCCTTTCAATCCTGCAAGACTTAACCCGGTATCGGGAAAAGTGAGTCCCCATAATGGCATTGATTATTCCATGCCCATGAACACGAAAATAGTCAGCGTCATCGACGGAAAAATCACCCGGGCCGAATACAACAGTACCATGGGATATTTTGTTGAAGTAACGGGAAAAGCCGGTGTTAAAACTCGCTATCTCCACCTCAATAAAATACTCGTTACTAAAGGGGCCAGGGTTACCCGGGGAGACGCTATTGCGTTATCCGGTAACAGCGGACGTTCATCCGGTCCTCATCTGCATTACGAGCTGGTCATCAATAACAATCCTGTTAACTCACTGGCGTTCCGGGCAGCGGCACCCGCTGATAACAAACTTGAACAGCATGCCTTTGCGCATGCCAGAGACTACGAACGATACCTGGACTGATAACGGGGCCGCGACGCGGCCCCGTCTGCCGGATTAATTTTTTTTATCGTTTTCACTTCCTTGATGTTGATGATCTCCATGCCCTCCGTGGCCGTGGAAAAGATGCATTAGCGGGCAGACCAGCAATAACAGATATGGCCAGTAACCTGCCACATGTGACCAGTGTTCGCGCAGGAGGGCAAATGCCGCGATCGCGGCGACAGCAATAAGCGCATAGGTGGTACTTTTCATACTGGACTCCTTCTGTTCGTAACAGCCCCTTCACTCAGTGTTATTTCCCGAGCCTGACACTTTTCAGACGCAACGCATTCACAATGACGCTGACGGAGGAAAGAGCCATGGCCGCCGCCGCAATAACTGGCGACAGCAGTATTCCATACACAGGATAAAGCAGACCTGCAGCCACAGGCACGCCAAGTGCGTTGTAGATAAATGCAAAAAACAGATTCTGTCGGATATTTTTCATGGTGATTTCTGACAGATGACGGGCCCTGTTCAGTATCATCAAGTCGCCTTTGAGAAGGGTGACTCCGGCACTTTCAATTGCCACATCTGTACCCGTTCCCATGGCTATACCCACGTCAGCCGCTGCCAGCGCCGGGGCATCATTCACACCGTCTCCGGCCATCGCAACCACATGGCCAGACGCTTTCAGTCGGGTTATCACTGCTTTTTTGCCATCCGGCAGAATCCCGGCTTCAACCTCATCTATTCCCAGTTTCCGTGCGACTGCTTCAGCGGTAAGCTGGTTATCCCCGGTGAGCATAACGATGCGGATCCCCGCCTGACGCAAAGCTTTAAGCGCATCCGGCGTGGTTGCTTTCACGGGATCCGAGATAGCTATCAGGCCTGCAAGGTGCCCGTCTGTGGCCACATAGATAACGGTAGCGCCTTCCATCCGCAACGTATCCGCAACGGCCTTTTGATTATCAATAACGATACTGTTTTCCTGCATAGCCAGTTCATTACCAATAACAACCCGTTGACCTTCGACATCGCCTGAGACACCTTTACCCGACGGCGCATTGAAATGAGTGACTGCGGGTATTGCGATCCCCTTTTCCTGTGCTGCTTTAACTACTGCCATACCCAGCGGATGCTGCGAGCCTTTTTCCACTGCGGCCGTTACACGCAAAAGAGATGTTTCCCCACCCGGATTGAGACTGATAATCCCTGTCACCGTCGGCGAACCTTCCGTGAGCGTGCCTGTTTTGTCGACAACCAGCGTGTCCACTTTTTCAAGACGCTCAAGGGCTTCGGCATTCTTGATTAACACCCCGGCCTGGGCTCCTTTGCCCACCCCCACCATTATCGACATCGGCGTGGCCAGCCCCAGCGCGCAGGGACAGGCAATAATCAGGACCGACACAGCCGCAATGAGACCGTGCGCCATCCTGGGCTCGGGCCCCCAGACAGACCAGATCATGAAAGCAACAACCGCGATAAGTATCACCAGAGGAACAAACCAGCCTGAAACGCTGTCAGCCATTCTCTGGATGGGGGCCCGCGAACGCTGTGCATCAGCGACCATCTGAACAATTCGTGAGAGCATCGTTTCATCACCGACTTTCTCTGCACGGATGATAAGACTACCTGTCTGATTAATGGTCCCCCCGATGACAGGGTCACCCTCCGTTTTGGTAACAGGCATAGATTCCCCGGTCACCATCGATTCATCAACGGTTGTTTTGCCTTCGACCACGATACCGTCGACCGGAATACTCTCTCCAGGTCTGATGCGGAGCTTATCGCCAGGCAGGACATCTTCCGCATTAATATCCGTTTCATGACCGTCTTGATCCAGCCGCCTGGCGGTTTTGGGGGCAAGGTTAAGAAGCGCAGTAATGGCACCTGAGGTTTGTTCCCTTGCCCGCAATTCAAGGACCTGTCCCAGCAGAACAAGCACCGTAATAACAGCTGCGGCTTCAAAATAAATGGCCACCAGGCCATCCATGTTTCTGAACGATGCAGGAAACCAGGAGGGGAAGACGGTTGCAATGACGCTGTAAACCCAGGCTACGCCGGTCCCCATTGCAACAAGGGTAAACATATTCAGGGAGCGGTTACGTAACGACATTCCGGCCCGGGCGAAGAATGGCCAGCCACACCACAAAACGACAGGAGAGGCCAGAAGTAACTGCAGCCATGTGTTGTACTGTGGCGGTACTGTATTCCTCAAAGCGGGAAACAGATGAGAACCCATTTCGAGTATCAGAACCGGAAACGCCAGCAACAACCCCAGCCAGAAGCGTCTTGTCATGTCGCGAAGTTCATCACTCGTCCCCGTGGATGCCGTAGCTACGAGCGGCTCCAGTGCCATTCCACAGACAGGACAGCTTCCGGGACCACTACGGCGTATCTCCGGATGCATCGGACATGTCCACACACCTTCAGAAATCTCTTTCTCCGCCTGGCGGTGAGACTGTTTTATCTTATCAGGGCTGACTTCATGGTGGTCGTGGTGATGGTGATGTTCACTGGCATCTTCGGTAAAATAATGATCGGGATGGGCTTTAAATTTGCTCTCACAGCTGGCGGAGCAGAAATAAAGCTGATGGTCCTGGTATCGAATGCTGCTGTGCGCCTTGTCAGGCAGGATGACCATCCCGCACACGGGATCTCTCACCTTATGCAATGCGTGACTCTCGTCCGGGGATGATGTCTGCTCAGAAGCAGTCTGGTTGTTATGTTCCACTGCATTGTCATTTTTCACAGTAACTCTCCTTATGCATATCTGAAGCATTTTCTGTCTTCAGGATATGTCATGGATGCGATTACCACGAATGCCGCCGGCATAAGAGTGCCTGCTGCCGGCGTCCCGTTATCAGCCGTTCCGCTGACTATTCGATTCGCTGGAAGACTTTTTTACTGCCCTCCGGTGAGAATGCGATAACATCGTAAGCCTCTTTTCGGGCCCCCATCTCCATTCCCGGACTTCCTGCTGGCATACCGGGGGTGGCGAGACCGTATATACCCGAACCAGACTGCATGGCCTTATGTATCGTTGCCGCAGGCACATGGCCTTCAATGATCAAATTACCTACAACCGCGGTATGACAACTTCGTAGTCCAGCAGGAACAGCATGCTTTTCTTTCAGGGCTGACAGCGCCTGATCATTCATGACGTGAGTTCGCACTTCGAACCCGTCTTTTTCCATCGCTTTGCCCCACAGGGAACAACAGCCACAGTTTTCAGATTTGTACATATCAATGACTTTTTCACTCGCCATTGCAGGCAGTGACAGGCCGAGAGCCAGGGCCATTAGAACCACTTTTTTCATACTCACCTCTGTATATTATCGATATAAACCCTGACGTCAGGGTGAATCAGTGCAGAAGGACGCCCACTGGGGGCGCCCTTTCAGGGTTATGACACGCTTTTTTTATGTCTGCGCAGCCAGATTAATTTGTAGGCGGCAGGAATAATGAACAGGGACAGCAGCGGAGCCGTGATCATCCCACCAATCATTGGCGCAGCAATACGGCTCATGACTTCTGAACCTGCGCCGGTTCCCCAGAGTATTGGCAGCAGACCCGCAATGATCACCGCCACGGTCATGGCTTTCGGCCGGACACGCAGTACGGCACCATGATAGAGGGCTTCATCAAGACCTTCCGGTGTGAACGTCTCTTTACGGGACAATTCCGGGTGCGCTTCAATGGCATGACGCAGATACATCAGCATGACCACGCCAAACTCTGCTGCCACCCCGGCCAGGGCGATAAACCCGGTTCCGGTCGCCACTGACATATGGAAGCCCTGCCAGTACAGGAACCATATTCCGCCAACCAGGGCGAACGGCAGGCTCATCAGGATCAGCAGGGCTTCGTCAACCCGGCGGAATGCCAGATACAACAGGATGAAAATGATCATCACCGTCATCGGCACCATCAGCTTCAGTTTCTTGTTGGCATGCTCAAGCAGTTCAAACTGTCCGGAGAATGCCACACTGGTTCCCGGTCTCAGTTTCACTTTCTCGCTGATGGCCGTCTTAATGTCGTTAACCACCGACACCATGTCCCTGCCGCGGGCATCAACATAAATCCAGCTGGCTGGCCGGGCATTTTCGGTTTTCAGCATGGTTGGTCCAGAAACGACGTTAATATCCGCGACATCGCCCAGCGTGATCTGCTGCTTCATCGGGGTCAGGATCGGCATCTGTTTCAGCGCCTGCGGACTGTTCCGGTAATCCTGCGGGTAGCGAATGTTAATAGGGTACCGGGCCACCCCTTCAACCGTCTCACCCACCATAGCACCTCCGATTGCTGAAGAGACGAACAGCTGGACATCACCTACCGTCATCCCGTAGCGGGAGGCTTTCTCCCGGTTGATATCGATATCGATGTAGCGCCCGCCCTCAAGTCGCTCAGCCAGGACAGACACCACGCCAGGCACGGTTTTGGCTACCGCCTCGATACTCTGCGCCGTCGCGTCGATATCGGACAGAACAGTCCCGGACACTTTGATACCTATCGGGCTTTTGATCCCGGTTGAGAGCATATCAATACGGTTACGGATAGGCGGCACCCAGAGGTTTGCCAGACCCGGTAAACGGACTGTCCTGTCGAGTTCATCAATAATCTTGTCAATTGTCATGCCGGGACGCCACTGATCCTCAGGTTTGAGCTGGATCGTGGTTTCCACCATTTCGAGCGGCGCGGAATCCGTTGCGGTCTCTGCTTTACCGGTCTTGCCAAATACAGAAGCCACTTCAGGAACGCTTTTGATTAACTTGTCTGTTGTCTGCAGGAGCGCTGCAGCTTCTGCCGGAGAGACGCCAGGCAAGGTCGACGGCATATACAGCAGATCGCCCTCGTTAATCTTCGGCAGAAATTCACCGCCCACCTGACTCAGTGGCCAGATAACCGTGAAAATGGACAAGGCCGCAACCAGCAGGGTTGTTTTTGGCCAGTGGAGGACCCGCAGCAGCAAAGGATGATACGCTTTGATCAGCACCCGGTTCAGGGGGTTACTTGTCTCGGCAGGAATTTTCCCCCGGATCCAGAATCCCATCAGAATAGGAATGACGATGATGGCCAGTGCGGCCGCTCCCGCCATGGAGTACGTTTTCGTGAATGCCAGCGGGCCAAACAGACGACCTTCCTGCCCTTCCAGGGTAAAGATAGGAATAAAGGACAGGGTGATGATCAGCAGGCTAATGAACAACGCGGGTCCCACTTCCACGGAGGCGTCGGTAATCACCTTCCAGCGGGTGGCGTTGTCAATCTGCTCACCCGGATGCTGATGATTCCACTCCTCAAGCCGTTTGTGCGCATTTTCAATCATCACAATGGCGGCATCCACCATCGCACCGACGGCAATCGCTATCCCTCCCAGCGACATGATATTGGCGTTCAGTCCCTGGAAGTGCATGACGATAAAGGCGATACACAGGCCAAGCGGCAGAGAGATAATCGCCACCAGGGCAGAACGTACGTGCCACAGGAACAGAGCACAGACGATGGCCACCACGATAAACTCTTCCAGAAGTTTGGAACTGAGGTTATCAATCGCCCGGTCGATTAACTGGCTGCGATCGTAGGTGGTCACGATTTCAACGCCTTCCGGCAGGCTGGCCTTCAGCGTCTCCAGTTTATCCCTCACTGCCGTGATAACGTCGCGCGCATTTTTACCCGACCGCAGGATCACCACGCCGCCAGCGACTTCTCCCTGGCCGTTCAGCTCGGCAATACCACGCCTCATTTCGGGCCCGGTCTGCACGCGGGCAACATCCCGCAGATAAACCGGCACGCCGTTCTCACCTGTTTTCAGGACGATGTTATTAAAATCATCAATGCTCTGAAGATAACCGCTGGCACGGACCATATACTCCGCTTCGGCCATTTCAACGGATGAGCCACCGGCCTCCTGGTTAGACGATTCAAGTGCCTGTTTCACTTCGGGCAGGCTGATACCGTACTGGGACAGTTTTACCGGATTGACCTGAATCTGGTACTGTTTCACCACGCCGCCAACCGAAGCGACCTCAGCCACGTTCGGGATGGTTTTCAGCTCAAATTTCAGGAACCAGTCCTGCAGAGAGCGCAGTTCTGAAAGGTCGTGTTTTCCGTTGCGATCGACAAGGGCATATTCAAAAATCCAGCCCACACCCGTGGCATCAGGACCGATTTCAGAACTCACACCGGCAGGCAGTTTTCCCTGAACCTGATTCAGATATTCCAGCACGCGGGAACGGGCCCAGTACAGATCGGTGCCGTCTTCAAAAATGACATACACATACGAATCCCCGAACTGTGAAAAACCACGCACGGTTTTTGCGCCAGGTACGGACAGCATGGTGGTGGTAAGTGGATAGGTGACCTGGTTTTCTACAATCTGCGGGGCCTGGCCGGGATAGCTGGTTTTGATAATGACCTGCACATCTGACAGGTCAGGCAAGGCATCGACCGGCGTGTTAATAATCGTCCATGTACCCCAGATGCTGAGAAACAGGGCCCCCATCATGACCAGGAAACGGTTGGCGACAGAGCGCCGGATAATCCATTCAATCATCGTCGTCTCCTCAGTGCCCTGAATGCATATTTACAGGCTGGTCAGACATTGCTGGCATACTGCTTTCTGTTTTTTCAGGGTGGCGCATACGTTCCAGCGCGCCCGTAATATTGGCTTCGGAGTCAATGAGGAACAGGCCACTGACCACCACGGTATCGCCTTCATTCAGGCCGGAACCGATGCCGGACTGTTGCTGTGATTCATGCAGAACGTGGATCTGTTTCGGCACAAACTTGCCTTCATCATCAACAGTAATCACGCGCTGTTCTTTGCCGGTATCGATAACGGCCTGGCTTGGTATCAGCAGCATCTCCTGGCTCTTGGTATTCAGTTTCAGATAGGCATTCATGCCCGGCTTGAGAAACTCATCCTTATTAGAAACCTGGAGACGGACCTGAAGCGTACGGGTTGTCTGATCCACGCTGGGAAGAATGTTCCATTTTTCGACATGGAATGTTTTATCCGGATAAGCCGGTACCGAAATTTCAAACTGCGACGTATCTTTCAGCAGATATGCGATAGATTCTGGCACTGCAGCGCTGATCCAGACCGGGTCCATTCCCTGAATCTGAGCCACCACCTTATCTTTCGAAATATTCATGCCGGTGCGCAGGTCAAATGCAGTAATGACACCATCAATAGGTGCTTTAATGGTAAAACGGGTCTGAATGCTCCGGGTAGAACGCAGTCTCTGAATATCCTCTTCCGGCATACCTGCCAGGCGAAGCCGTTCCAGAACGCCTTTAATTTGCGTGGAAGTACCACCGGTGCTGGATAACAGAAGGAATTCGCTCTGTGCTTCCACCCAGTCCGGAATGGTAATATCGATAAGTGGCGTCCCCTTCTTCACATGATCGCCAATCGTCATGGGGTAGACTTTTTCGACAAACCCGTCAGAACGCGCCTGCACAATAACAAACTGATACTCGTTATAGCTGACATTAGCCGGGATTGTCTGAGAATAATTCAGCATTCCTCGCGTGACTTTTTGCGTTTTTAATCCCAGATTCTGAACCTGGGTTGGGTCGATACGGATCCCGCCACTGCTTTTATCGCCACTGTCATCAGCATATTTTGGCACCAGGTCCATATCCATAAAGGGCGATTTTCCGGGTTTATCAAATTTGGTATCCGGTTTCATAGGGTCATACCAGAAAAGTACCTTTTTCTCCGGTGCCTTTTGTTCTGCTGGTACTGTTTTTTGTGATGAGTTTAAATACTGCCAGGCAGTAACCGATATCAGCCCCCCTGCTATGAGGCTGCTGATAATTATTGCAGCATATTTTATCTTTAAAGAAGCCATACAATTTCTCGCTGAAAAATCAAAACACCTGGCATATGCGCACGATCATTCATTCACAGTAATCCCATAATGAATGTTCAGGCGCACTGGATGTATTCGCTCCGGACTGTTAATCAGGATTGCGTAACGTTAATGCTTTTGAGTAAGGAGATATTGCCCTGCTGAATAAACGAGAAATCGACATGGTTGCCGGTTTTCAGGGCATTGATAGCGTCGTCTGCATTAACAAAAGTGAAGCGCATGGTCATTGCAGGCCAGCCCACCGCCGGGATTGCTTCGTGCGAAATGGTGATTTTTTTACTATTCATATCAATGTCTTTAACGATACCGGTGCCCTTGATAACCTGCTGTACCGAAGCATCACTGGCAGCATTCATATCGCCATGCTGATGTGTTTCAGCATGAAGACCGGCAGAAAACATGACAGAGAAGGCACCAAATAAAACGGCTTTAAGTGAATTACGCATTTTAATTTCCTGATTAATTGAATAAATTTACTCTACCCAACCGCCACCCAGCGCGGTAAACAGATTAATTTCGTTAACCTGTCGGGAATAGGTAAGATCGAGAATGGTTTGCTGCGTCGCGAAGAGGGAACGTTCTGCATCCAGCACTTCGATGTAACTGACAGCACCACTTGCATACAATCCTCTGGCACGCTGTAGAGTTATCTGAAGTGAATCAAGATAACGCTGCTGTGACTCAAGTTGCTGGCTAAGGCTGTCGCGCAGCGCAAGCGTGTCGGAAACATCCTTAAAGGCTGACTGAATTTTTTGTTCGTAATTAACCACGGACTGTTGCTGGCGAATTTCAGCCAGCTTCAGATTGGCTTTGTTCCTGCCAGCATTAAATATAGGAATTTCAATTTTAGGAATAAAATTCCACATTCCACTTCCTGACGTAAAGAGGCTGGACAGCTCCGTACTGCTTGAGGAGAGACCACTGGTCAGGGTAATGGACGGGAAAAAAGCCGCTCGCGCTGCGCCAATATTGGCATCAGCCGCTTTCAACTGGTATTCCGCTTCCATAATATCCGGACGCTGCAGCAATATTTGTGACGACAGATTTGGTGGCAATTTTACTGGTGCGATCTCCCCACCTTTAATCCCTTTTTCTGACGGAACTGCGCGGTACGTTCCCAGCACCAGTTGCAGGGCATTGTTTGCCTGAGCCAGATCGCCTTCTCGTTTGGCTATTTCGGCGCGGGTACTTTCGATTTGCCCCCTGGCTTGTTCAAGCGCCAGAACGTTCGTACTCCCGGTCACCAGTTGTTGCTCAACGAATGCATAAGACTGTTCATAATTTTTCAGCGTTTCCCGCGCAATACGGAGTTGTTCGTACGCCAGTTGCTGGCTGAAATAGCTCTGTGAAACGTTGGAGACCAGCAGGATGTGTACGGCACGACGGGCTTCTTCGCTGGCAAAGTAGTTCTGGCGATCAGCCTCACTCATGTTCTTAAGTTTGCCAAAAAAATCGAGCTCATAGCTGAGCTCCAGACCCGCGTCGTACTCCTGTGTGGTCGGCTTGTCACCTTTCAGACCACCGTTGTATGTGATCCCGGATGAGGCATTCAGTTGGGGATAACGATCTGCATCCGTGACGTTGAACTGGGCCCGGGCCTCTTCAACCTTCAGGGCAGCCATTCTCAAATCACGGTTATTATTCAGGGCTTCACCGATCAGCCTGCTGACCTGGGGATCGACAAAAAAGTTTCGCCAGCCCGTATCCTGATAGCTGTTTACCGCAGGCGTCAGACTGTTTTTAGACAATGAAAACTGCTGGGGAACCGGAGCTGGCGGACGCTGATATTCAGGTGCCAGAGAAACACAACCAGCCAGGATGAATATGGTACTGATGCTGAGTAATTTTAATTTGAACATAACGCTTCTCGTACAGGCAGACCTGGTAAATGGTTCAAACGAAGTCCAGAGTATTGATAGGGGTACTTTACCTAACGCTCTCTGTTTGCCGGGTGACAGGATAATGACAATGTTGTCATTTTTGCTGTAATCCGTTGATAACGATCGTGGGCGCAATAGAATGACATTAGCAGCCAGCCGGGGAGCAAGATGAAAATATTGATCGTCGAAGACGAAATTAAAACAGGTGAATATCTCAGCAAAGGGCTTACAGAGGCAGGGTTCGTAGTGGATCACGCTGATAATGGTCTTACCGGATATCATCTCGCCATGACAGCCGAGTATGATTTAGTCATTCTGGATATCATGCTACCTGATGTGAACGGCTGGGATATCATCCGCATGCTGCGCACTGCCGGAAAGGGTATGCCGGTCTTACTGCTGACAGCCCTCGGCACGATCGAACATAGGGTCAAAGGACTGGAACTGGGTGCGGACGATTATCTGGTTAAACCCTTTGCGTTTGCCGAACTGCTCGCCCGGGTGAGAACCCTTCTGAGGCGGGGAAACACGATGATCACGGAAAGCCAGTTTAAGGTGGCTGACCTCTCGATTGATCTCGTATCCAGAAAAGTCAGTCGCGCCGGAAACCGCATTGTGCTCACCAGTAAAGAGTTTAGCCTGCTGGAATTCTTCATTCGCCATCAGGGAGAGGTTCTTCCCCGCTCCCTGATTGCCTCTCAGGTCTGGGACATGAATTTTGACAGCGACACTAATGCGATCGATGTCGCAGTAAAGCGACTCCGCGCTAAAATAGACAACGATTACGAGACAAAGCTGATCCAGACAGTCCGGGGCGTGGGCTACATGCTGGAGGTCCCGGATGCATAGCAAACCTTCCAGACGCCCTTTCTCACTCGCTCTGCGGCTGACCTTTTTTATCAGCCTGTCCACGATACTGGCTTTTATCGCCTTCACCTGGTTTATGCTGCATTCTGTTGAAAATCATTTTGCCGAGCAGGATGTCAGCGATCTTCAACAAATCAGCACCACACTGAACCGTATACTGCAGTCCCCGGTGGATCCGGATGATAAAAAAATAAGCAAAATAAAGGAATCAATTGCCAGCTACCGCAACGTTGCCCTTTTGCTCCTCAATCCCAGGGGTGAAGTGCTCTTTAGCTCAGCTCAGGGGGCGGCACTACGCCC from Citrobacter amalonaticus Y19 includes:
- a CDS encoding peptidoglycan DD-metalloendopeptidase family protein, with protein sequence MYSTDVVKENAYLSATRSGLESNEIATLQRSLPSRFNLRHLKKNESLKLVLQKKAGKSRVVAYKFTSGSFNYTAYRISDKKFYNLSDTSGKGSLDYPLPATARLSSPFNPARLNPVSGKVSPHNGIDYSMPMNTKIVSVIDGKITRAEYNSTMGYFVEVTGKAGVKTRYLHLNKILVTKGARVTRGDAIALSGNSGRSSGPHLHYELVINNNPVNSLAFRAAAPADNKLEQHAFAHARDYERYLD
- a CDS encoding DUF2933 domain-containing protein gives rise to the protein MKSTTYALIAVAAIAAFALLREHWSHVAGYWPYLLLLVCPLMHLFHGHGGHGDHQHQGSENDKKN
- the silP gene encoding Ag(+)-translocating P-type ATPase SilP codes for the protein MLQICIRRVTVKNDNAVEHNNQTASEQTSSPDESHALHKVRDPVCGMVILPDKAHSSIRYQDHQLYFCSASCESKFKAHPDHYFTEDASEHHHHHDHHEVSPDKIKQSHRQAEKEISEGVWTCPMHPEIRRSGPGSCPVCGMALEPLVATASTGTSDELRDMTRRFWLGLLLAFPVLILEMGSHLFPALRNTVPPQYNTWLQLLLASPVVLWCGWPFFARAGMSLRNRSLNMFTLVAMGTGVAWVYSVIATVFPSWFPASFRNMDGLVAIYFEAAAVITVLVLLGQVLELRAREQTSGAITALLNLAPKTARRLDQDGHETDINAEDVLPGDKLRIRPGESIPVDGIVVEGKTTVDESMVTGESMPVTKTEGDPVIGGTINQTGSLIIRAEKVGDETMLSRIVQMVADAQRSRAPIQRMADSVSGWFVPLVILIAVVAFMIWSVWGPEPRMAHGLIAAVSVLIIACPCALGLATPMSIMVGVGKGAQAGVLIKNAEALERLEKVDTLVVDKTGTLTEGSPTVTGIISLNPGGETSLLRVTAAVEKGSQHPLGMAVVKAAQEKGIAIPAVTHFNAPSGKGVSGDVEGQRVVIGNELAMQENSIVIDNQKAVADTLRMEGATVIYVATDGHLAGLIAISDPVKATTPDALKALRQAGIRIVMLTGDNQLTAEAVARKLGIDEVEAGILPDGKKAVITRLKASGHVVAMAGDGVNDAPALAAADVGIAMGTGTDVAIESAGVTLLKGDLMILNRARHLSEITMKNIRQNLFFAFIYNALGVPVAAGLLYPVYGILLSPVIAAAAMALSSVSVIVNALRLKSVRLGK
- a CDS encoding DUF411 domain-containing protein encodes the protein MKKVVLMALALGLSLPAMASEKVIDMYKSENCGCCSLWGKAMEKDGFEVRTHVMNDQALSALKEKHAVPAGLRSCHTAVVGNLIIEGHVPAATIHKAMQSGSGIYGLATPGMPAGSPGMEMGARKEAYDVIAFSPEGSKKVFQRIE
- the silA gene encoding Cu(+)/Ag(+) efflux RND transporter permease subunit SilA, producing MIEWIIRRSVANRFLVMMGALFLSIWGTWTIINTPVDALPDLSDVQVIIKTSYPGQAPQIVENQVTYPLTTTMLSVPGAKTVRGFSQFGDSYVYVIFEDGTDLYWARSRVLEYLNQVQGKLPAGVSSEIGPDATGVGWIFEYALVDRNGKHDLSELRSLQDWFLKFELKTIPNVAEVASVGGVVKQYQIQVNPVKLSQYGISLPEVKQALESSNQEAGGSSVEMAEAEYMVRASGYLQSIDDFNNIVLKTGENGVPVYLRDVARVQTGPEMRRGIAELNGQGEVAGGVVILRSGKNARDVITAVRDKLETLKASLPEGVEIVTTYDRSQLIDRAIDNLSSKLLEEFIVVAIVCALFLWHVRSALVAIISLPLGLCIAFIVMHFQGLNANIMSLGGIAIAVGAMVDAAIVMIENAHKRLEEWNHQHPGEQIDNATRWKVITDASVEVGPALFISLLIITLSFIPIFTLEGQEGRLFGPLAFTKTYSMAGAAALAIIVIPILMGFWIRGKIPAETSNPLNRVLIKAYHPLLLRVLHWPKTTLLVAALSIFTVIWPLSQVGGEFLPKINEGDLLYMPSTLPGVSPAEAAALLQTTDKLIKSVPEVASVFGKTGKAETATDSAPLEMVETTIQLKPEDQWRPGMTIDKIIDELDRTVRLPGLANLWVPPIRNRIDMLSTGIKSPIGIKVSGTVLSDIDATAQSIEAVAKTVPGVVSVLAERLEGGRYIDIDINREKASRYGMTVGDVQLFVSSAIGGAMVGETVEGVARYPINIRYPQDYRNSPQALKQMPILTPMKQQITLGDVADINVVSGPTMLKTENARPASWIYVDARGRDMVSVVNDIKTAISEKVKLRPGTSVAFSGQFELLEHANKKLKLMVPMTVMIIFILLYLAFRRVDEALLILMSLPFALVGGIWFLYWQGFHMSVATGTGFIALAGVAAEFGVVMLMYLRHAIEAHPELSRKETFTPEGLDEALYHGAVLRVRPKAMTVAVIIAGLLPILWGTGAGSEVMSRIAAPMIGGMITAPLLSLFIIPAAYKLIWLRRHKKSVS
- the silB gene encoding Cu(+)/Ag(+) efflux RND transporter periplasmic adaptor subunit SilB, with product MASLKIKYAAIIISSLIAGGLISVTAWQYLNSSQKTVPAEQKAPEKKVLFWYDPMKPDTKFDKPGKSPFMDMDLVPKYADDSGDKSSGGIRIDPTQVQNLGLKTQKVTRGMLNYSQTIPANVSYNEYQFVIVQARSDGFVEKVYPMTIGDHVKKGTPLIDITIPDWVEAQSEFLLLSSTGGTSTQIKGVLERLRLAGMPEEDIQRLRSTRSIQTRFTIKAPIDGVITAFDLRTGMNISKDKVVAQIQGMDPVWISAAVPESIAYLLKDTSQFEISVPAYPDKTFHVEKWNILPSVDQTTRTLQVRLQVSNKDEFLKPGMNAYLKLNTKSQEMLLIPSQAVIDTGKEQRVITVDDEGKFVPKQIHVLHESQQQSGIGSGLNEGDTVVVSGLFLIDSEANITGALERMRHPEKTESSMPAMSDQPVNMHSGH
- a CDS encoding Cu(+)/Ag(+) efflux RND transporter periplasmic metallochaperone SilF; protein product: MRNSLKAVLFGAFSVMFSAGLHAETHQHGDMNAASDASVQQVIKGTGIVKDIDMNSKKITISHEAIPAVGWPAMTMRFTFVNADDAINALKTGNHVDFSFIQQGNISLLKSINVTQS
- the silC gene encoding Cu(+)/Ag(+) efflux RND transporter outer membrane channel SilC, whose protein sequence is MFKLKLLSISTIFILAGCVSLAPEYQRPPAPVPQQFSLSKNSLTPAVNSYQDTGWRNFFVDPQVSRLIGEALNNNRDLRMAALKVEEARAQFNVTDADRYPQLNASSGITYNGGLKGDKPTTQEYDAGLELSYELDFFGKLKNMSEADRQNYFASEEARRAVHILLVSNVSQSYFSQQLAYEQLRIARETLKNYEQSYAFVEQQLVTGSTNVLALEQARGQIESTRAEIAKREGDLAQANNALQLVLGTYRAVPSEKGIKGGEIAPVKLPPNLSSQILLQRPDIMEAEYQLKAADANIGAARAAFFPSITLTSGLSSSSTELSSLFTSGSGMWNFIPKIEIPIFNAGRNKANLKLAEIRQQQSVVNYEQKIQSAFKDVSDTLALRDSLSQQLESQQRYLDSLQITLQRARGLYASGAVSYIEVLDAERSLFATQQTILDLTYSRQVNEINLFTALGGGWVE